One window of the Streptomyces sp. ITFR-21 genome contains the following:
- a CDS encoding histone deacetylase — MHTSRLRCYLAGGRPPGASRTYPGCRDPRMPLRSVAVDLPGSVYFATESPVWTGGRAFYDPDAPGRVLARAHLVTTAQFADIAAQEMYAPPGHDLDLTQVLTEGRARLGPGRYETLVRPGELDGFPVLTFTAPWLMGDVKWTQPSAGYLRHLAAGLLEAGAWDLASVAAYLADLPGAAGHWTAAEVRLLVAD; from the coding sequence ATGCACACCTCCCGACTGCGCTGCTATCTCGCCGGCGGCCGTCCACCAGGCGCTTCCCGCACTTACCCGGGCTGCCGCGACCCCCGGATGCCGCTGCGGTCGGTGGCCGTCGACCTGCCCGGCAGCGTCTACTTCGCCACCGAGTCCCCGGTCTGGACCGGCGGCCGCGCTTTCTACGACCCGGACGCGCCCGGCCGCGTCCTGGCCCGGGCCCACCTGGTGACCACCGCCCAGTTCGCCGACATCGCCGCCCAGGAGATGTACGCCCCGCCCGGCCACGACCTCGACCTCACCCAGGTCCTCACCGAGGGGCGCGCCCGCCTCGGCCCCGGCCGTTACGAGACGCTGGTCCGCCCCGGCGAGCTGGACGGCTTCCCCGTCCTCACCTTCACGGCGCCCTGGCTGATGGGCGACGTCAAGTGGACCCAGCCGTCCGCCGGCTACCTCCGTCACCTCGCCGCCGGCCTGCTCGAAGCGGGCGCCTGGGATCTGGCGTCCGTCGCCGCCTACCTCGCCGACCTCCCGGGCGCCGCCGGCCACTGGACGGCTGCGGAGGTACGGCTGCTCGTCGCGGACTGA
- a CDS encoding DUF952 domain-containing protein yields MAELLHLTERPLWEAARAAGTYTWSTRGRTLQQEGFIHCSLRHQLPAVAAFLYGDRDGRRDPAAGVELVVLVIDDTLLGVPVRYEPAAPGAPEYPHIYGPLPVAAVRAVEPWPPVGTR; encoded by the coding sequence ATGGCGGAACTGCTCCACCTCACCGAACGGCCCCTGTGGGAGGCGGCCCGCGCGGCCGGTACGTACACCTGGTCCACCCGGGGGCGCACCCTCCAGCAGGAGGGCTTCATCCACTGCTCGCTACGGCACCAGCTCCCGGCCGTGGCCGCCTTCCTCTACGGCGACCGCGACGGGAGGCGCGACCCGGCGGCCGGGGTCGAGCTGGTTGTGCTGGTGATCGACGACACGCTGCTCGGCGTCCCGGTCCGCTATGAGCCGGCCGCCCCCGGGGCGCCCGAGTACCCGCACATCTACGGGCCGCTGCCCGTGGCGGCGGTCCGTGCGGTGGAGCCGTGGCCGCCGGTCGGGACCCGGTAG
- a CDS encoding GNAT family N-acetyltransferase, with product MGVPIRRAGAGDRDTAVELLHRAFASDAVSRWVFPDPDQLERDHGTLMGAFFDMAIAEGGYVDLAEDGSAVAVWQSVPAGEHGDDDDPAGFRASIDPDNERIEQIARLTGEAHPKDRAHEYLVVIGVDPDLHGKGLGTELIAGVLARCDRDGLHAYLEASSLRSRALYERLGFVFLGRTVDLPDGPHMWPMWREPRS from the coding sequence ATGGGCGTGCCGATTCGGAGGGCCGGGGCGGGCGACCGGGACACGGCAGTCGAACTGCTGCACAGGGCTTTCGCCTCGGACGCGGTGAGCCGCTGGGTCTTCCCCGACCCGGACCAGCTGGAGCGGGACCACGGCACCTTGATGGGGGCCTTCTTCGACATGGCGATCGCGGAGGGAGGGTATGTGGACCTGGCCGAGGACGGTTCGGCGGTCGCGGTGTGGCAGTCGGTACCCGCGGGGGAGCATGGAGATGACGACGACCCGGCGGGTTTCCGTGCCTCGATCGACCCGGACAACGAACGCATCGAGCAGATCGCCCGGCTCACCGGCGAAGCACATCCCAAGGACCGCGCGCACGAGTACCTGGTGGTGATAGGTGTCGACCCCGACCTGCACGGGAAGGGTCTGGGTACCGAGCTGATAGCCGGGGTGCTGGCCCGTTGTGACCGTGACGGACTGCACGCCTACCTCGAAGCGAGCAGCCTCCGCAGCCGCGCCCTCTACGAACGGCTCGGGTTCGTCTTCCTGGGCCGGACCGTCGACCTCCCCGACGGCCCGCACATGTGGCCCATGTGGCGCGAACCCCGGTCCTGA
- a CDS encoding NAD(P)-dependent oxidoreductase produces the protein MRVGFLGLGVMGRPMALNLARAGTPLTVWNRTPARGDRLGAAGAVVAATPLEVFQRSQVVFLMLADGGAVDATLRRGSPDFAGYVAGRTVVHMGTTSPDYSHALEADVRAAGGSYVEAPVSGSRVPAEEGRLVAMLAGEEEAVERVRPLLGPMCRETFVCGAAPDALLMKLSVNIFLITLVTGLTEAFHFADQHGLDKRQFLEVLDAGPMASGVSRMKSPKLMSRDFAVQAAASDVLKNNELIADAARKSDVASPLLDVCHALFAETVGLGYADGDMVSVLHAIEARTAGIRGRG, from the coding sequence GTGCGGGTGGGCTTTCTCGGCCTTGGTGTCATGGGTCGCCCCATGGCGCTGAACCTGGCGCGGGCCGGCACCCCGCTCACCGTCTGGAACCGGACGCCGGCCCGTGGCGACCGGCTGGGGGCGGCCGGGGCGGTGGTCGCGGCAACCCCCTTGGAGGTGTTCCAGCGGTCCCAGGTCGTGTTCCTGATGCTCGCCGACGGGGGCGCGGTCGACGCCACCCTGCGGCGGGGGAGTCCGGACTTCGCCGGGTACGTCGCCGGACGGACGGTTGTGCACATGGGGACCACGTCGCCGGACTATTCGCACGCGCTGGAGGCCGATGTCCGTGCGGCGGGCGGGAGTTACGTGGAGGCGCCGGTCTCGGGATCCAGGGTCCCGGCGGAGGAGGGCCGACTGGTGGCGATGCTCGCGGGAGAGGAGGAGGCGGTGGAGAGGGTGCGGCCGTTGCTCGGGCCCATGTGCCGGGAGACGTTTGTCTGCGGTGCCGCTCCCGACGCGCTGCTGATGAAGCTGTCGGTGAACATCTTCCTGATCACCCTGGTGACCGGACTCACCGAGGCGTTCCACTTCGCGGACCAGCACGGGCTGGACAAGCGGCAGTTCCTGGAGGTGCTGGACGCGGGACCGATGGCGAGCGGAGTGTCGCGGATGAAGTCGCCCAAGCTGATGAGCCGGGACTTCGCCGTTCAGGCGGCCGCGTCGGACGTACTGAAGAACAACGAGTTGATCGCCGACGCCGCCAGGAAGTCGGACGTGGCGTCGCCGCTGTTGGATGTGTGCCACGCCCTGTTCGCGGAGACGGTCGGCCTGGGGTACGCCGACGGCGACATGGTCTCGGTGCTGCACGCGATCGAGGCGCGCACGGCCGGCATACGAGGGCGCGGCTGA
- a CDS encoding GNAT family N-acetyltransferase, with protein MTVVIEDAVSSPAVRPHSGQPASTLWSVAPAHPGDRPALADLFTACSPETIRLRFFGRLRAWPRDYLDGALAGPPEQHDSVVAYRSGRTHLLGMASLATPCDAGPDVGELGVLVADPWQRQGVGTAMLELLLTRARARGLERVAASVMPGRPRLLAALAQRLEADGALRARDGLTGIYKLTRRP; from the coding sequence ATGACAGTCGTCATAGAAGATGCGGTCAGCTCTCCGGCCGTACGGCCCCACTCCGGCCAGCCGGCCTCCACCTTGTGGTCGGTCGCCCCGGCCCACCCCGGCGACCGCCCGGCCCTGGCCGACCTCTTCACCGCCTGCTCGCCGGAGACCATCCGTCTCCGCTTCTTCGGACGCCTGCGCGCGTGGCCCCGCGACTACCTGGACGGCGCCCTCGCCGGCCCGCCCGAGCAGCACGACAGCGTGGTGGCCTACCGAAGCGGCCGTACCCACCTGCTCGGGATGGCCAGCCTCGCCACCCCCTGCGACGCCGGGCCCGACGTCGGCGAACTGGGGGTCCTCGTCGCCGATCCCTGGCAGCGCCAGGGCGTCGGCACCGCCATGCTCGAACTGCTCCTCACCCGGGCCCGCGCCCGCGGGCTCGAACGAGTGGCGGCCTCAGTCATGCCCGGCAGACCCCGCCTCCTTGCGGCCCTCGCCCAGCGCCTCGAAGCGGACGGCGCCCTGCGCGCGCGGGACGGCCTGACGGGCATCTATAAGCTGACCCGGCGGCCGTAG
- a CDS encoding helix-turn-helix domain-containing protein has protein sequence MVFSAAQLIRRDGVSATGMREVAAHARAPRGSLQHYFPGGKEQLVNEAVAWAGRYAGNRVARFLAAMSEPPTPSRLFAAMVQQWTDEFQTAGFASGCPVAAATVDCAESTGSTRAAAADAFATWNAPVARALTSMGVPAAQAPSLATLMISTLEGAILISRAEHDIRALTTVAQQLGPLLDGCVATTP, from the coding sequence ATGGTCTTCAGCGCCGCCCAACTCATCCGCCGCGACGGCGTGAGCGCCACCGGTATGCGCGAGGTCGCCGCCCACGCCCGGGCACCTCGCGGCTCGCTCCAGCACTATTTCCCCGGCGGCAAGGAACAGCTCGTCAACGAGGCCGTCGCCTGGGCCGGCCGCTACGCCGGCAACCGCGTCGCCCGCTTCCTCGCCGCCATGTCCGAGCCACCGACGCCGAGCAGACTTTTCGCGGCGATGGTTCAGCAGTGGACGGACGAATTCCAGACCGCCGGCTTCGCCTCGGGCTGCCCGGTCGCCGCCGCGACGGTGGACTGCGCGGAGTCCACCGGGTCCACCCGGGCAGCGGCCGCCGACGCCTTCGCCACCTGGAACGCCCCCGTCGCCCGAGCCCTCACCTCCATGGGCGTGCCGGCCGCCCAAGCCCCTTCTCTGGCCACCCTCATGATCAGCACGCTTGAGGGCGCCATCCTCATTTCCCGCGCCGAACACGACATCCGCGCGCTCACGACGGTCGCCCAGCAGCTGGGACCACTGCTGGACGGATGTGTCGCAACCACCCCGTGA
- a CDS encoding universal stress protein, translating into MATAPTSESATAPGRIVVGVDGSQPSLQALRWAARQTALTGSALEAVLAYELPGAAGWAGLPELPELPELPELPDDLDLEGPARRALAQAVTTALPGEQAVPVSQTVVMGNAAQAILDRAVGAELIVVGVRGHGTFRATLLGSVSHTVTLHAPCPVVVVRGTAEQSEAGAHRSS; encoded by the coding sequence GTGGCGACCGCGCCGACGAGCGAATCCGCGACCGCCCCGGGCAGGATCGTGGTCGGTGTCGACGGCTCGCAGCCGTCGTTGCAGGCGCTGCGCTGGGCCGCCCGCCAGACCGCCCTCACCGGGTCGGCCCTCGAAGCGGTCCTGGCATATGAACTGCCCGGCGCGGCGGGCTGGGCCGGGCTACCGGAGCTGCCGGAGCTGCCGGAGCTGCCGGAGCTGCCGGACGATCTTGACTTGGAAGGCCCGGCGCGGCGGGCACTGGCGCAAGCGGTCACGACCGCGCTGCCGGGCGAACAGGCCGTGCCCGTCAGTCAGACCGTGGTGATGGGCAACGCCGCCCAGGCCATTCTCGACCGGGCCGTGGGCGCCGAGCTGATCGTGGTCGGCGTGCGCGGCCACGGCACTTTCCGCGCGACGCTGCTCGGCTCGGTCAGTCATACGGTCACACTTCACGCGCCGTGCCCGGTCGTGGTGGTGCGCGGCACGGCGGAACAGTCCGAGGCGGGCGCGCACCGAAGCTCGTAG
- a CDS encoding S9 family peptidase: MNEITGPASGSMPDWEKRFRAPRVGLPEWAEDAPERSLFVSNVTGTYELYAWDRRTGGRRQVTDRPNGTTEGALSRDGEWVWWFSDSDGDEFGVWMKQPFRGGEDIPAAPELTPSYPAGLALGADGVAVIGRSTDDEGTSVHVVRPDTAAPYEIYRHAESAGVGDLSEDGTLVVIEHTEHGDAMHSALRVVRVADGSTVAELDDTAGGTRELGLDCLGFAPVPGDTRLLVGHQRTDRWLPMIWDVASGEETALAINLPGDVHAEWYPDGSALLVVHDFHARSEIFRYDLAASVLTPLDTPPGSVGGATARPDGTVEYLWSSAEHPPAVRSTTGGIVLEAPGLRAPDSAPVEDVWVDGPAGPIHALVQRPVQPRTGAEDGKEQAGGPYPTVFELHGGPTWHDSDAFAAGPAAWLDHGFAVVRVNYRGSTGYGREWTDALKHRVGLIELEDIAAVREWAVASGLADPAKLVLTGGSWGGYLTLLGLGTQPEAWTVGVAAVPVADYPAAYADEMEALKALDRTFFGGSPEEVPERYQASSPLTYIDEVTAPVYISAGTNDPRCPIRQIDNYVERLRELDKPHEVYRYDAGHGSLVVEERIKQVRLELAFALRHVGG; encoded by the coding sequence ATGAACGAGATCACCGGGCCCGCGAGCGGGTCCATGCCCGATTGGGAGAAGCGGTTCCGCGCGCCGCGCGTCGGCCTGCCGGAGTGGGCGGAAGACGCCCCGGAGCGCAGCCTGTTCGTATCGAACGTCACGGGTACGTATGAGCTGTACGCGTGGGATCGCAGAACCGGCGGCCGACGGCAGGTGACCGACCGGCCGAACGGGACGACGGAAGGCGCCCTCAGCCGGGACGGCGAGTGGGTGTGGTGGTTCTCCGACTCCGACGGGGACGAGTTCGGGGTGTGGATGAAGCAGCCGTTCCGGGGTGGCGAGGACATACCGGCCGCGCCGGAACTCACACCTTCCTACCCGGCCGGGCTGGCGCTCGGCGCCGACGGGGTCGCGGTGATCGGCCGTTCCACGGACGACGAGGGCACCTCCGTGCATGTGGTGCGCCCGGACACGGCGGCACCGTACGAGATCTACCGGCACGCGGAGTCCGCGGGTGTCGGGGACCTCTCGGAGGACGGCACGCTGGTCGTCATCGAGCACACCGAACACGGCGACGCGATGCACAGTGCCCTGCGGGTCGTCCGGGTCGCGGACGGCTCGACGGTCGCCGAACTGGACGACACCGCGGGCGGCACCCGCGAACTGGGTCTGGACTGCCTCGGGTTCGCCCCTGTGCCGGGGGACACCCGGCTGCTCGTCGGCCACCAGAGGACCGACCGCTGGCTGCCGATGATCTGGGACGTGGCAAGCGGCGAGGAGACAGCTCTCGCTATAAATCTACCGGGCGACGTGCACGCCGAGTGGTATCCGGACGGTTCCGCGCTGCTGGTCGTGCACGACTTCCACGCCCGCAGCGAGATCTTCCGGTACGACCTGGCGGCGAGCGTTCTGACGCCGCTGGACACACCGCCGGGTTCGGTCGGCGGAGCGACGGCCCGACCGGACGGCACGGTGGAGTATCTGTGGTCGTCGGCGGAGCATCCGCCGGCGGTACGGTCCACGACCGGCGGCATCGTACTGGAGGCGCCGGGACTGCGGGCACCGGACTCAGCGCCGGTGGAGGACGTATGGGTGGACGGGCCCGCCGGCCCCATCCACGCACTGGTGCAGCGCCCGGTCCAACCCCGCACCGGGGCCGAGGACGGGAAGGAACAAGCGGGAGGTCCATACCCGACCGTCTTCGAACTCCACGGCGGCCCGACCTGGCACGACTCCGACGCGTTCGCCGCCGGACCGGCCGCCTGGCTCGACCACGGCTTCGCAGTGGTCCGGGTCAACTACCGCGGCTCGACCGGTTACGGCCGCGAGTGGACGGACGCGCTCAAGCATCGAGTGGGTCTGATCGAGCTGGAGGACATCGCGGCAGTCCGCGAATGGGCGGTCGCATCCGGCCTCGCCGACCCGGCGAAGCTGGTACTGACCGGCGGCTCCTGGGGCGGTTACCTGACGCTGCTGGGCCTCGGCACCCAGCCGGAGGCGTGGACGGTGGGCGTGGCGGCGGTCCCGGTCGCCGACTATCCGGCCGCATACGCCGACGAGATGGAGGCCCTCAAGGCTTTGGACCGCACCTTCTTCGGCGGTTCCCCGGAGGAGGTGCCGGAGCGCTACCAGGCCTCGTCGCCGCTCACCTACATCGACGAGGTGACCGCGCCCGTCTACATCAGTGCGGGCACGAACGACCCGCGCTGCCCGATACGCCAGATCGACAACTACGTCGAGCGGCTGCGGGAGCTGGACAAGCCGCACGAGGTGTACCGGTACGACGCGGGACACGGTTCTCTGGTGGTGGAGGAGCGGATCAAGCAGGTCCGGCTGGAGCTGGCCTTCGCCCTGCGGCACGTGGGCGGCTGA